In Rariglobus hedericola, the following proteins share a genomic window:
- a CDS encoding LacI family DNA-binding transcriptional regulator — protein sequence MKRISMQDIADAAGVSRMAVSYALRNNPKVPATTREHIKKIAESLGYRPDPLIQRLSVHLANARRSPHAGCIGYITTDHTKSAWQGIPAYRTAFNAVVERAEQLGYRTEEFWLGELGMTAAKLSRILTHRGVAGIVMAPVPGGMKPPRLKWADFASVALGYSMRAPAVHRVVNHQLHTGLEAIRQLQSLGYHRIGLCVSRDQNDRVDNAWLHTMLFHHSCVASLRRVAPYMPDELTREGILRWVADESPDCLLVQDQFVRVYLTEAGYRVPVDLGVVMLDHNAANEPDFAGMKQRHDKIGAACVDLLVAQIHRNEKGLPAAPLTVMIDGEWVSGATVKMRGSKTV from the coding sequence ATGAAACGTATTTCCATGCAGGACATCGCGGATGCGGCAGGCGTGTCGCGGATGGCGGTTTCATATGCATTGAGGAATAACCCCAAGGTGCCGGCGACGACCCGCGAGCACATCAAGAAGATCGCTGAAAGTCTGGGTTACCGGCCCGACCCGCTCATCCAGCGATTGTCGGTGCATCTGGCGAATGCGCGCAGGTCGCCCCATGCGGGCTGTATCGGTTATATCACTACGGATCACACCAAGTCGGCTTGGCAGGGGATTCCTGCGTATCGGACTGCGTTCAACGCCGTGGTGGAGCGGGCGGAACAGCTGGGTTATCGGACTGAGGAATTCTGGCTGGGTGAACTGGGCATGACTGCGGCGAAACTGAGCCGTATTCTCACGCACCGCGGCGTGGCTGGAATCGTCATGGCACCCGTGCCGGGAGGGATGAAACCGCCGCGTTTGAAGTGGGCGGATTTTGCGAGTGTGGCGTTGGGATATTCCATGCGTGCACCGGCGGTGCACCGCGTCGTCAATCATCAGCTGCATACCGGACTCGAGGCGATCCGGCAACTGCAGTCCCTCGGGTATCACCGGATCGGACTTTGCGTGAGCCGCGACCAAAATGACCGCGTGGATAACGCCTGGTTACACACGATGCTTTTTCATCATTCGTGTGTCGCGAGTTTACGACGGGTGGCTCCATACATGCCTGATGAGCTGACACGTGAGGGGATTCTCCGTTGGGTGGCGGACGAGAGTCCTGATTGTTTGCTGGTTCAGGATCAGTTCGTCCGAGTTTATCTGACGGAGGCCGGTTACCGCGTGCCAGTGGATTTGGGCGTCGTCATGCTGGACCACAACGCAGCGAACGAGCCCGATTTCGCGGGCATGAAACAGCGGCACGACAAGATTGGCGCCGCTTGCGTCGATCTCTTGGTGGCCCAGATTCACCGCAATGAAAAAGGCCTGCCCGCGGCACCGCTCACCGTGATGATAGACGGCGAGTGGGTGTCGGGGGCGACGGTGAAGATGCGCGGGTCGAAGACGGTTTAG
- a CDS encoding DUF5696 domain-containing protein, translated as MLWFAENEFLSVTVNADASADIRDKTNGTSWHMGSVAFQEDGAIEVGHVWLRTDRSLCEQFPGRFQGTLESDNTIRFTLLGREGQPVGTFDCEFRLDGPWFEIRIIHVDESLPSLVFPPPLQTESLVVPQGVGRWIKKPLTGRHFWVFPAHLTMRWFGGLRGEHGWISIVDEGYQDAGVMAATMTATTGWLKSLGRWQGRRAVRFRFIRGNYVELAKTFRVYAKTKGFFRSLAEKFKTTPALKNLIGSRAVFFWQARTLHPERRADRMLPAAEGDQTSSLKVHLTHADVLKLVRQMKTAGLQRSLITLCGWIRGGYDESHPDIWPPESALGTPDEFKTLLAQPDPLTIGVHDNYQDIYAQSPSWPQGVVRTSSGAPMPGGYWAGGQAYILNSRASLAYLRRNWEQLRTLPLRAVYCDTTTAVQFYESYEPGHTQTRTQDEEGKIALLDFYKQQGVVLGSEGGSDFGVPFTDFLLPFDQEHIPGETIPLWPLVYHDAVISYAVSDSTKTSPENLRRQWLLQMLRGYQVRWYFASQAEWDLSRSAFQESFIVDHWHERIGTSEMTSHHILSDNVESASFANGLTLFVNLSAADFDAGGTRIPALGYIVREPPT; from the coding sequence ATGCTCTGGTTCGCCGAAAACGAATTCCTCTCCGTCACCGTCAACGCTGATGCCTCGGCCGACATCCGCGACAAAACCAACGGCACTTCATGGCACATGGGTTCCGTCGCCTTTCAGGAAGACGGTGCCATCGAGGTCGGTCATGTGTGGCTTCGCACCGACCGTTCTCTCTGCGAACAATTCCCTGGACGCTTTCAAGGAACTCTGGAAAGCGACAATACCATCCGCTTCACGTTGCTCGGTCGCGAGGGCCAACCGGTGGGCACCTTCGACTGCGAGTTCCGTCTCGACGGTCCTTGGTTCGAGATCCGCATCATCCATGTCGACGAATCGCTGCCAAGCCTCGTATTTCCTCCACCACTACAAACCGAAAGCCTCGTCGTTCCGCAAGGCGTAGGTCGTTGGATAAAAAAACCGCTCACCGGCCGCCATTTCTGGGTGTTTCCCGCGCATCTCACCATGCGCTGGTTCGGCGGGCTGCGCGGCGAACACGGTTGGATCAGCATCGTGGACGAGGGCTATCAGGACGCGGGCGTGATGGCGGCCACCATGACCGCCACGACCGGCTGGCTGAAATCACTCGGCCGCTGGCAGGGACGACGCGCCGTGCGCTTTCGCTTCATTCGCGGCAACTACGTCGAGCTCGCCAAAACGTTCCGCGTCTACGCGAAGACCAAAGGCTTTTTCCGTTCGCTCGCCGAAAAATTTAAGACGACCCCCGCGCTCAAAAACTTGATCGGCAGTCGCGCCGTATTTTTCTGGCAGGCACGCACGCTTCATCCGGAGCGCCGCGCGGACCGCATGCTGCCCGCGGCCGAAGGTGATCAAACTTCCTCGCTCAAGGTTCACCTCACTCATGCCGACGTGCTCAAGCTGGTCAGACAGATGAAAACCGCCGGCCTGCAACGCAGTCTCATCACACTCTGCGGCTGGATTCGCGGCGGCTACGACGAGTCGCACCCCGACATCTGGCCGCCCGAATCCGCACTCGGCACACCCGACGAGTTCAAAACGCTCCTTGCGCAACCCGATCCGCTTACCATTGGTGTTCACGACAACTACCAGGACATCTACGCCCAATCCCCGAGTTGGCCCCAAGGCGTCGTGCGCACGTCATCAGGCGCACCCATGCCTGGCGGCTACTGGGCCGGCGGGCAGGCCTACATTCTCAACTCGCGGGCCAGTCTCGCTTACCTGCGCCGCAACTGGGAACAGCTTCGCACGCTCCCGTTGCGCGCCGTTTACTGTGACACCACGACCGCCGTGCAATTCTACGAATCCTACGAACCGGGCCACACCCAGACGCGCACGCAGGATGAAGAGGGCAAGATCGCGCTCCTTGATTTCTACAAACAACAGGGCGTGGTTCTCGGCAGCGAAGGTGGCTCTGACTTCGGCGTGCCGTTCACCGACTTCCTGCTGCCCTTCGACCAGGAACACATCCCCGGTGAAACCATTCCCCTGTGGCCGCTGGTATATCACGATGCCGTGATCTCCTACGCGGTTTCCGATTCGACCAAAACCTCGCCCGAGAATCTTCGCCGCCAATGGCTGCTCCAGATGCTCCGGGGCTATCAGGTTCGCTGGTATTTCGCCTCTCAAGCCGAGTGGGATCTGAGCCGCTCCGCATTTCAGGAATCCTTCATCGTTGATCACTGGCACGAACGCATCGGCACCAGTGAAATGACCTCGCACCACATTTTATCTGACAACGTCGAGTCAGCTTCCTTCGCGAACGGACTGACCTTGTTCGTCAACCTGTCCGCGGCCGACTTCGATGCCGGGGGCACGCGAATTCCGGCGCTGGGTTATATAGTGCGAGAGCCCCCAACGTAA
- a CDS encoding GDSL-type esterase/lipase family protein: MKSPAFFRFCRLAFTGLVLAALTGRALAQPTDDFPPKAKPSEAGWGFYKGWASGWAGLHQKLLARTAQGGVDILFLGDSLTALWDKEGKTVWDARFAPLKAANYGIGGNSTRQVIWRLENGEIDNLNPKLVVLMIGTNNIYSDHNSGTDAEITEGVAKIVGLIHAKAPAAKVLLLGVLPRQNAFFTNRTAALNKELSAYASKSKIQFIDASAKFLNAGGTITPALFKSDQVHLSTEGYTILADAIQPAVTALLKP, from the coding sequence ATGAAGTCACCCGCCTTCTTTCGTTTTTGCCGTCTTGCGTTCACCGGCCTCGTGCTCGCCGCACTCACCGGCCGCGCGCTGGCCCAACCCACCGACGATTTTCCGCCCAAAGCAAAACCGTCCGAAGCCGGCTGGGGTTTCTACAAAGGCTGGGCATCCGGTTGGGCCGGCCTTCACCAAAAACTCCTCGCCCGCACCGCACAGGGCGGCGTGGACATCCTGTTTCTCGGCGACTCACTCACCGCGCTCTGGGACAAAGAAGGCAAAACCGTTTGGGACGCCCGCTTCGCCCCGCTGAAAGCCGCCAACTACGGTATCGGCGGTAACAGCACGAGGCAGGTCATCTGGCGTCTCGAAAACGGAGAGATCGACAACCTCAACCCCAAGCTCGTCGTGCTCATGATCGGCACGAACAACATCTACAGCGACCACAACTCCGGCACCGATGCCGAGATCACCGAAGGCGTCGCGAAGATCGTCGGCCTTATTCACGCCAAGGCCCCGGCCGCCAAAGTTCTGCTGCTCGGCGTGCTCCCGCGCCAGAACGCGTTTTTCACCAATCGCACCGCCGCGCTCAACAAGGAGCTGTCCGCCTACGCCTCCAAAAGCAAAATCCAGTTCATCGACGCCTCCGCCAAATTCCTAAACGCGGGAGGCACCATCACGCCGGCTCTCTTCAAGTCCGACCAAGTTCATCTTTCCACCGAGGGCTACACGATTCTGGCCGACGCCATCCAGCCCGCCGTGACCGCCTTGCTGAAACCCTGA
- a CDS encoding WD40/YVTN/BNR-like repeat-containing protein: MKSFTKTLLAGALAIAAFTGCTHAQSYTWKPVRVGGGGATTTIQAHPKVKNLYFITTDVGTPYRWNATEQRWEGLLYKNGPKGWENRSAAARLAFDPSDATGNTLYLTTGGAWSVDGTVLKSVDRGNTWGDCQIRLDVNPNKEQGAGQRIAVDPNNSSVVYVTTRGAKDAQVTETNGTFKTTRGGAPGSWEKVNDLCGNFVLFDPSGGMVNGVTRTIYIGTSQGVQLSTDGGATFTLMPGSPVTATRVSLHSSGVLYVTAGNPWTGKPNGGVFKWSNNAWTTISPPTPGTYSAVAVNPQNKDQVVVSSCSFSPYQFNHYRSKDGGVTWAMMNKSHDKSESPWYASSIGQATSTFCWDPFKPATVWFTDFFFAYKTDDVWASPSVTWKSQSTGHEETVYIGNLLSPGSGTNVLHSSVADIGGWDHKSITESPVVGMMKFFPHIFTKTISGSGNMTGVAVQETNPNFIARVGRISWDGAAYCGYSTDGGTTYTQWKSPSDAAGGRIAVSATSETMVWVTQQNGSYRSTDRGNTWTAITTLPKGILIGGNNVFSTGPRFPLAADKVNGKKFYVYHYGRVHVSSDGGATFVQAASLPNSYPTDPLTIETTPGKEGDVWIGMAKQGLFHSIDSGATFTKIAGIDSAEFMAVGKASPTNPGVPAVYILGKMGEVEKSLFRSIDNGATWTDLGVPAIGKSPFCMTADRRVFGRVYFGTTGNGAMVGDIDSSGRGN, from the coding sequence ATGAAATCGTTCACCAAAACCCTGCTTGCCGGAGCCCTTGCGATCGCCGCCTTCACCGGCTGCACCCACGCCCAATCCTACACGTGGAAACCGGTTCGCGTCGGCGGCGGCGGTGCAACCACCACCATCCAGGCGCATCCCAAGGTGAAGAACCTCTACTTCATCACCACCGACGTCGGCACGCCTTACCGCTGGAACGCGACCGAACAACGCTGGGAAGGCCTGCTCTACAAAAACGGTCCCAAGGGTTGGGAAAACCGTAGCGCCGCCGCCCGTCTGGCGTTCGATCCCAGTGACGCCACCGGCAACACACTCTACCTCACCACCGGCGGCGCGTGGTCCGTGGACGGCACGGTTCTCAAATCCGTTGATCGCGGCAACACATGGGGCGACTGCCAGATCCGCCTCGATGTGAATCCCAACAAGGAGCAGGGCGCCGGCCAGCGCATCGCCGTGGATCCGAACAACAGCTCCGTCGTTTATGTCACCACGCGCGGTGCCAAGGATGCGCAGGTCACCGAGACCAACGGCACGTTTAAGACCACCCGCGGCGGCGCGCCCGGCTCGTGGGAAAAAGTGAATGACCTCTGCGGTAACTTCGTCCTCTTCGATCCCAGTGGCGGCATGGTCAACGGCGTCACCCGCACGATCTACATCGGCACCTCGCAAGGCGTGCAGCTCAGCACCGACGGCGGCGCGACGTTCACCCTCATGCCCGGCAGCCCGGTCACCGCCACCCGCGTCAGCCTCCACTCCAGCGGCGTCCTCTATGTGACGGCCGGCAACCCTTGGACCGGCAAGCCCAACGGTGGCGTGTTCAAATGGAGCAACAACGCCTGGACCACCATCAGCCCGCCCACGCCCGGCACTTACTCAGCCGTCGCCGTCAACCCGCAGAACAAAGACCAGGTCGTCGTCAGCAGCTGCTCGTTTTCCCCGTATCAATTCAACCACTACCGCAGCAAGGACGGCGGTGTAACTTGGGCCATGATGAACAAGTCCCACGACAAGTCCGAATCCCCGTGGTATGCCTCCTCCATCGGCCAGGCCACGAGCACGTTCTGCTGGGATCCCTTCAAGCCAGCCACCGTCTGGTTCACCGATTTTTTCTTCGCCTACAAAACCGATGACGTGTGGGCCTCGCCTTCGGTCACCTGGAAGTCGCAATCCACAGGCCATGAGGAAACCGTTTACATCGGCAACCTGCTTTCCCCCGGCTCGGGCACCAACGTTCTCCACTCCTCGGTCGCCGACATCGGCGGCTGGGACCACAAATCGATCACCGAGTCGCCCGTCGTAGGCATGATGAAGTTCTTCCCCCACATCTTCACCAAGACCATCAGCGGCAGCGGCAACATGACCGGTGTGGCCGTTCAGGAAACCAACCCCAACTTCATCGCCCGCGTCGGTCGCATCTCTTGGGACGGCGCCGCCTACTGCGGCTACTCCACCGACGGCGGCACCACCTACACTCAGTGGAAGAGCCCGTCCGACGCCGCCGGCGGCCGCATCGCCGTCTCCGCCACCAGCGAGACCATGGTCTGGGTCACCCAGCAAAACGGCTCCTACCGTTCCACGGATCGCGGCAACACTTGGACGGCCATCACCACGTTGCCGAAGGGCATTCTCATCGGTGGCAACAACGTCTTCTCCACCGGCCCCCGCTTCCCGTTGGCCGCCGACAAGGTGAACGGAAAAAAATTCTACGTTTACCATTACGGTCGCGTGCATGTAAGCAGCGACGGCGGCGCGACGTTCGTCCAAGCCGCCAGCCTTCCCAACTCCTACCCCACCGACCCGCTCACCATCGAAACCACCCCCGGCAAGGAGGGCGACGTCTGGATCGGCATGGCGAAACAAGGTCTATTCCACTCCATCGATTCCGGCGCGACGTTCACCAAAATCGCCGGCATCGACAGCGCGGAGTTCATGGCGGTGGGCAAAGCCTCGCCGACCAATCCCGGAGTTCCCGCCGTTTACATCCTCGGCAAAATGGGCGAGGTCGAGAAGAGCCTCTTCCGTTCAATCGACAACGGCGCGACGTGGACCGATCTCGGTGTTCCCGCCATCGGCAAGTCTCCGTTCTGTATGACTGCTGACCGCCGTGTCTTCGGACGCGTTTACTTCGGCACCACCGGCAACGGCGCCATGGTCGGTGATATCGATTCCTCGGGACGCGGCAACTAA
- a CDS encoding helix-turn-helix domain-containing protein: MIASPPLRLSLHEWASLQTELIWVYDGVVDPEYRHLRTADGRAGYWARYVRSGQVRLSSPAGVLEAGPGQWLTGAREKGAIDVTDDARILSIHFLCQWPTGDDFFGKFGVRMISDEVCSALRKQAEQLQRSVRKSHPTAKVGYSHEQAAYPDFLRQQALFVNWLATWCETLAAQGCRPTYGGSGDERLTRVVRRLNESPMAAGFPKELLRAEAQLSPGQLDLKFVQAFGLSPWRYWERRRLEHAKRRLAQAEIPVKQVAYELGFKSDAHFVAWFRRLAGDAPGRFRAKPMGDR, encoded by the coding sequence ATGATCGCATCACCGCCGCTACGGCTCTCGTTGCACGAATGGGCCAGTCTGCAGACTGAGCTCATCTGGGTTTATGACGGTGTTGTGGACCCGGAATACCGCCATCTGCGCACGGCGGATGGGCGTGCCGGTTACTGGGCGCGTTATGTGCGGTCGGGACAGGTTCGGCTGAGTAGCCCGGCCGGTGTGCTCGAAGCGGGGCCGGGTCAGTGGCTCACGGGGGCGCGCGAAAAAGGGGCGATCGATGTCACGGATGACGCGCGTATTCTCTCGATACACTTTCTTTGCCAGTGGCCGACCGGGGATGACTTTTTTGGAAAGTTCGGCGTGCGGATGATTTCCGATGAGGTGTGTTCGGCGCTGAGAAAACAAGCGGAGCAGTTGCAGCGCAGTGTGCGGAAGAGTCATCCGACGGCGAAGGTGGGCTACTCGCACGAACAGGCGGCGTATCCGGATTTTTTGCGGCAGCAGGCGTTGTTTGTGAATTGGCTGGCGACGTGGTGCGAAACGCTCGCGGCACAGGGTTGCCGGCCGACGTATGGCGGCAGCGGTGACGAGCGGCTGACACGCGTGGTGCGACGGCTCAACGAGTCCCCAATGGCCGCGGGTTTCCCCAAGGAGTTGTTACGCGCGGAGGCGCAACTGAGTCCGGGACAGTTGGACCTGAAGTTTGTGCAGGCCTTTGGGTTGAGTCCGTGGCGTTATTGGGAGCGCCGACGGTTGGAACATGCAAAGCGTCGTCTGGCGCAGGCGGAGATTCCTGTGAAGCAGGTCGCCTATGAATTGGGCTTCAAGAGCGACGCCCATTTCGTGGCATGGTTCCGAAGACTGGCCGGAGATGCACCGGGGCGGTTTCGGGCGAAGCCGATGGGCGACCGGTAA
- a CDS encoding WD40/YVTN/BNR-like repeat-containing protein has protein sequence MLHRFIPPLLSVCIPLAGVSIQSAHAYTTESYAWGQVPIGGTGNITNLVIHPKVKDVIYLGADVGGVDRWDEKNKRWIPTMNYHGAQQGIDALAVDPSDTTGNIVYAGVGSSDGKLTGKIMKSVDRGETWTASETSFFNCSNGAQGWNNRLAVDPANGQVVYFAARNGLWRSTDGGVNWTKLPGAPQGDQSKLGKGQGAAGTVLVILDRSSGIVGNPKRTKRAYLSPLGSPLYKTEDGGETWAEMPGAPANVSNADVDPDGVLYCASRLGGLTKYTGGTAGTWSTITPAELANGPRGFTTVQVDPFNKRNILAMENYRPCYSTDGGETWAYIAKHGVNQSTHATPDWYNASNQSQFGWGGKHLRFDPFRQGVVWESDAFMTWKTDNIYAKVVHWESYTSGHEETVGTAALITPPSGPTLLYSGAADVYGFRHTSLTDWPTQLPLKRYETHIQIDGADFQESDPNFAAFVGPTGWNGPGSGGYTTDGGATFVTFPNVERLPKNQGGRIAVSATSRNLVWATGYSEHKIYYSHDLGATWTLSAGLPDDAPAHLGFSIFYFMSPLCSDRVNGKTFYFYHHKAGSFYRSTDSGATFTEVATNLPKNINANLVADFTKEGELWLSFKGIGLWHSTDGGSTWKRLSNIQSAGIVAIGKGPNATTPSLYLAGKVDNDKAEHIFRSDNRGASWIKIDIRRPYPNGWVYMTGDRRTHGTVFLESSTGIYYGKKSPR, from the coding sequence ATGCTTCATCGTTTCATCCCGCCCCTTCTCTCCGTCTGCATTCCGCTCGCCGGCGTCTCGATCCAGTCCGCCCACGCTTACACGACCGAATCCTACGCGTGGGGACAAGTCCCCATCGGAGGAACCGGCAACATCACCAATCTCGTCATTCACCCAAAGGTGAAGGACGTCATCTACCTCGGCGCCGATGTCGGCGGCGTGGATCGATGGGATGAAAAAAACAAGCGCTGGATTCCCACCATGAATTACCACGGTGCCCAGCAGGGCATCGATGCCCTCGCCGTCGATCCGTCCGATACCACCGGAAATATTGTTTACGCCGGCGTGGGCAGCTCCGACGGGAAACTCACCGGCAAGATCATGAAATCCGTGGATCGCGGCGAGACCTGGACCGCATCCGAAACCTCTTTCTTTAACTGCAGCAACGGCGCCCAGGGCTGGAACAACCGTCTCGCCGTCGATCCCGCCAACGGTCAGGTCGTTTACTTCGCCGCCCGCAACGGTCTCTGGCGCAGCACCGATGGCGGCGTCAACTGGACCAAGCTCCCCGGCGCCCCCCAGGGCGACCAATCCAAACTAGGCAAAGGCCAGGGCGCCGCCGGCACCGTGCTCGTGATCCTTGATCGCTCCTCCGGCATCGTCGGAAATCCCAAGCGCACCAAACGCGCCTACCTTTCTCCGCTCGGCTCGCCGCTCTACAAAACCGAGGATGGCGGCGAAACGTGGGCCGAGATGCCCGGCGCTCCCGCCAACGTTTCCAACGCCGACGTCGATCCCGACGGCGTGCTCTACTGCGCGAGCCGTCTCGGAGGACTCACCAAATACACCGGCGGCACTGCCGGCACGTGGAGCACCATTACTCCGGCCGAACTCGCCAACGGCCCGCGCGGCTTCACCACGGTCCAGGTCGATCCGTTCAACAAGCGAAACATCCTCGCGATGGAAAACTACCGCCCGTGCTACTCGACCGACGGCGGCGAGACGTGGGCCTACATCGCCAAACACGGCGTCAATCAATCCACCCACGCCACTCCCGATTGGTATAACGCATCCAACCAATCTCAATTCGGCTGGGGCGGAAAACACCTGCGCTTCGATCCGTTTCGCCAGGGCGTGGTCTGGGAAAGCGACGCTTTCATGACGTGGAAGACCGACAACATTTACGCCAAGGTCGTGCACTGGGAGAGCTACACCTCCGGCCACGAGGAAACCGTCGGCACCGCCGCGCTCATCACTCCGCCCTCCGGCCCCACGCTGCTCTACAGCGGCGCGGCCGATGTCTATGGTTTCCGCCACACCTCTCTCACCGACTGGCCGACGCAGCTTCCGCTCAAGCGCTACGAAACTCACATCCAGATCGACGGCGCCGATTTCCAAGAGAGCGATCCCAACTTCGCCGCCTTCGTCGGCCCGACCGGATGGAACGGCCCGGGTAGCGGCGGCTACACCACCGACGGCGGTGCAACGTTCGTCACCTTCCCCAACGTCGAGCGACTGCCCAAAAACCAAGGCGGCCGCATCGCCGTCTCCGCCACCAGCCGCAATCTCGTCTGGGCCACCGGTTATTCGGAGCACAAGATATACTATTCCCACGATCTGGGGGCCACGTGGACGCTCAGCGCCGGCCTGCCCGACGACGCGCCCGCTCACCTTGGCTTCAGTATTTTTTACTTCATGAGTCCGCTTTGTTCGGATCGCGTGAACGGAAAAACCTTTTACTTCTATCATCACAAAGCCGGCTCGTTTTATCGCAGCACCGACAGCGGAGCCACGTTCACCGAGGTCGCCACGAACCTCCCTAAAAACATCAACGCCAACCTCGTCGCCGACTTTACTAAAGAAGGAGAACTGTGGCTCTCATTCAAAGGCATCGGCCTCTGGCACTCGACCGACGGCGGCTCCACGTGGAAGCGCCTGTCCAACATCCAGTCCGCCGGCATCGTCGCCATCGGCAAAGGCCCGAACGCCACCACCCCGTCGCTCTATCTTGCCGGCAAAGTCGATAACGACAAAGCGGAGCACATCTTCCGCTCCGACAACCGCGGCGCCAGCTGGATCAAGATCGACATCCGTCGTCCCTATCCGAATGGATGGGTTTATATGACTGGCGACCGCCGCACCCACGGAACCGTGTTCCTCGAATCCAGCACCGGCATCTACTACGGAAAAAAATCCCCGCGCTGA
- a CDS encoding PEP-CTERM sorting domain-containing protein, with the protein MNPVQSALPKGYSIGACLLAGLLAVSAVSSAHAATILVDDQFNDGGLTNGADPLDTAWTTTAGTLSVTSNALTQSATTFFAVKADTGATALTNGGANDSITLSLDLRATSNPGAADAGFRFGFSTATKTYLFHIGTGGTAPGGFKEFSSPDSISGGGATYTTSPTPGVAQSITNTAYHTFSMTITRSGASSLSFIATLDGTTYTSVTSNSISDFTFNRIILGEGGTAIPFAVDNVLVTQGTIPEPSTYAALVGLAALGLVAFKRSRSSH; encoded by the coding sequence ATGAACCCCGTTCAATCTGCTCTCCCCAAAGGTTACTCGATAGGCGCCTGCCTTTTGGCCGGATTGCTGGCCGTCTCCGCCGTCAGTTCCGCGCATGCCGCCACCATCCTCGTCGACGATCAGTTCAACGACGGCGGCCTCACCAACGGTGCCGATCCTTTGGACACCGCATGGACAACCACTGCCGGCACTCTATCTGTCACGTCCAACGCACTGACCCAAAGCGCTACTACTTTCTTTGCCGTCAAGGCTGATACCGGCGCTACGGCTCTGACCAATGGAGGTGCCAACGACTCGATCACTCTTTCCCTGGACTTGCGCGCAACCTCCAATCCGGGGGCAGCAGACGCCGGGTTTCGCTTCGGCTTCAGCACCGCAACCAAGACGTATCTCTTTCACATCGGCACGGGCGGAACCGCACCCGGCGGATTTAAAGAGTTTAGTAGTCCCGACTCCATATCAGGAGGTGGTGCTACCTATACCACCTCACCGACACCCGGCGTCGCCCAGTCGATCACCAATACCGCATACCACACGTTTTCCATGACGATCACCCGCAGTGGTGCATCGTCGCTCTCCTTCATTGCAACCCTTGACGGGACCACCTACACGTCGGTCACGTCCAACAGCATAAGCGATTTCACTTTCAACCGGATCATCCTCGGTGAAGGCGGCACCGCGATACCGTTCGCCGTCGACAACGTGCTCGTCACCCAAGGCACCATCCCCGAACCCTCCACCTACGCCGCCCTCGTCGGACTCGCCGCCCTCGGACTCGTTGCTTTTAAGCGCTCGCGCAGCTCGCACTGA